Genomic segment of Dehalogenimonas alkenigignens:
TCTTCCAGTATGCTGAACATGAGATCACGCTCGCCGACCGACGAACCGCCAGAGATGACCACCATGTCATTTTCCAAAGCTTTTTCGATTGCAGTACGCAGTTTCAACGGTTTGTCCTCAGCGATAGGCATCTTCACTGGTTCTCCGCCATTTGAGCCTACCACCGCGGCCAGGGTGTGAGAATTAATATCGTAGATCTGCCCCGGTTTGAGAGCTTGCCCGGCGGGGGCGATCTCCTCACCGGTGGGCATGATGGCGACGCGGGGTTTTCTGAATACTGAAGCTTCGGAGAAGCCCTGGGAAGCCAGCACGCCGATCTTACCGGCGTCAAACTGAGTCCCCTGTTTCAAAATGATTTCACCCTGTTTGATATCTTCTCCGGCTTGGCCGATGTTGGCACCGGGATAAACCGCCTTGTAGATATTGACCTGTTCATCGACACGCTCGGTCTCTTCTACCATGACCACAGCATCGGCGCCGGCAGGCATGGGCGCCCCGGTAGCAATTTGGACAGCTTTGCCTTTTTCAGTAGTCACAAAAGGGGCGTCCCCAGCGAAGATTTGGTCTACCACCCGCAGAGACTTTGGGCTTCGCCGCCCGGCGCCGAAGGTATCCTCGGCAATAACGGCGTAGCCATCCATGGCAGCCCGGGAAAAGGGAGGAATTGACATAATCGCCCGGAGATCTTCGGCCAAAACGCGACCGAAAAGGTTTTTAATCGGTACAGATTCAGACGTGTCAACAGGTACTACGGCATTCAACACTATCGCGAGGGCATTATCGAAATCCAGCAGTCGTCCGAAAGGCTTCACCGCCCGGCCTCCCTCGCCAGGTGCCCAAGCTCGGGCAGAATTATCTTTTCTGCGGCTAGCTTAACCGCGTTGATAGAGCCCGGTAGGCACAAGATGATTTTGCCGGAAATGACACCGCCCAGCGCGCGGCTCATGATAGCCGGCGTGCCGATGCTTTCCCAGGTCAATAATCGGAAGAGCTCACCGAAACCCGGAATTTCTTTGTCAAGCAAACCGGAAACGGTCTCGACAGTGATGTCGCGGTGAGAGAGACCGGTCCCGCCGGTGGTTATAATGACCTTCACTGAAACATCGCCGGCGAACCCGGCGATGGCTTTATTAATTGCCGGAGCATCGTTCTTGAGCAGGCGGTAAGCGAGGACGGCGTGGCCGTTTTCCTTGAGTGCTGCTGTTAGATAGCGCCCGGATTCATCGGTGTCCTCAGTTCGGGAATCAGAAATGGTTATGACCGCACAGCCGACGGACTTGGGCGCTTCAGCCTTATGATCAATATGTCCCATAAGCCGCATTATAAGGCCGACGGCGGCTTTAGACAATCTTGGTCATTATCTAAAACCAGCAGTGGCCTGGTACTGCAGCAACTTCTGGAGTTTTTCAGGATGGCTGCTTTTCAGGAGGGCTTCCTCTTTTGATATCAGGTTTTTACGGAGTAAATCCGAGAGTGACTGGTCTAGAGTTTGCATGCCGTCTTTCCCAGAGAGTTGAATGACGTTGGTGATCTCGTGAGTTTTCTGCTCGCGAATTAGGTTTCTAACCGCCGGACTGGCAACCATCACCTCAAAAGCAGGTACTCTTCCTTTGGCGTTGAGCCTGGGAATCAGAGTCTGGACTAGTACAGCTTCAATCACCTGGCTGAATTGCAGCCGAATTTGCTGCTGTTGAGAAGGCGGGAAGATATCGATTACCCTGTCAACGGTCTGGGCAGCGTCGGTGGTGTGAAGCGTGCCAACGACGAGGTGCCCGGTTTCAGCCGCGGCTATGGCCGTAGAAATGGTTTCAAGGTCACGCATTTCACCGACGATGATTACATCCGGGTCATGGCGGAGGGCGTGTTTCAAAGCGACGGCGAAGGCTTTGGTATCATCTCCGAGATCCCGCTGGGCGATCAAGCATTTTTTATTCGAGTGCAGGTATTCAATCGGATCTTCGATAGTGATTACATTACGTGAAGCATTCTGATTCAGGTAGTCTACCATCGCGGCCATGGTCGTTGATTTTCCGGAGCCCGTCGGTCCGCACACCAGGATCATGCCACGTGGTTTTAAAATAAGTTCCTTACAGATTGCAGGTACCCCAAGCCGTTCCATAGAGAGGATCTGAAACGGCACCTGACGGAAAGCTAATGAAAGAGTACCCCTCTGTCGCATAACACTAACGCGGAAACGCGCGACCCCCGCTAAACTGTAAGCGAAATCAAGCTCTTTCTCTCGTAAGAAAGTTTCCTTCTGTTCCGGTTTGGCGATTTCATCAAGGACGGCTTCCAGATCGGATGTCTTGAGATTAGCGTATTGACCCTGAATGACGAGTTCGCCATCTACCCGTATAACCGGGGGGCTTGGTACTCGCAGATGGAGGTCGGAACCGCCGAGTTCAACCAGGAGCCTTAACCATTCATCTATTTGCGACACTTCATCTCGCTCCAGCGTGTGAAATATTGGGATTGTCGGATTCGCCGTCCACGCGATCGGCTTCAGCCTTCAGCATTTCGACCTCGGCTTCGGTAAATAACCGCCAACCACGGCGGTCGCGGGCGACGGCACTGCCAAGGAGGTTACTTTTCAGCCACCGAAACAGGGTCGTTCGGCTGATGCCTGCCAGATCGCAGACTTCTGCAGTTCGATAGTATTTTACGCCTTTAAGAATAACAGACATTGATTTCGGACCTGTATGGCTATATTCGGATATACTTTAACGTATCATTCAGTCCGAGTAAATGGGTATTTCGTTCGATGAGGATAACCGAAAGTACCATTTTCATCTGACGGAGAGCGCCCGTCAGTCCGATAAACGTACGAGCCGCACATCTCCAGCCGCCCCGATTCGGTCGGCCATAATAATGATGGCTCCGGATACACCCTCGATCGACTGAGCTGCTGAGAGCGCCTTGTTGATGTCATAAGGGGATTGGATACAATTGCAGCAAGCAGTGGCTGCGGCATCAGCCAGGCTGGCGGACGCAGCTACAATGGTCACCGCGTCTGCTTTACCGAATGAAAGAGAATGCCCCACTGTCCCTGATGAAGTGCAGATCCCGCAAGGAGTATCAGTTGGTTTAATCGTTAGGCCTAACTTGCCGGAGAAGAGCGAATCGCCTGCCTGAATACCCACAACTCTTTCGCGGGTTGTTCTAATGAATAAATCGCCCCCGTTCTCGACAATAATATCTGACGAGTATTCCAATAAATCACGGCCGACAGATTCAGCTATAGCCCCAGCCACGGCAGCCATAGGTCCCACGCCGGCTTTCTGAGCTGCTTCCGCCATGTCACAGATGATTGGAGATTCTCCCGGATCAACCTCAACGGGAGCCAGCGAAGTTAAAAATTCGGGGTGGCGAGCGATATACCCCTCGATGGTCTGCCGGTATTTTTGTACCGATCGGTATGCCTTACGCTCAAGGTTGCAGCGGGCGGCGATGAAAAGGTTGGTCTCCTTGATACAAACGGAAAAGGAGATGAGATCAGGACTGGAGTGTTGGCTGCGGTAGAATCTGGGTTGGTAACTCAACCGTTCCTCGGTGTCTCTTCCGGCAAGGGCGCCGGACTATTTTAGAAATGCAACTCCATCGATCGGGACGGGCAGGATAAAATGCACATGCCGCAGACGACACACTTATCCTCTTCGAACCTGACCTCACGTGTTGCCGGGTCAACGGTAAATGAGCTTGAAGGGCAGACAGTAACGCAGGCGCCGCAGTCGGTGCAGCGCTCCTCATTACGAGTGACTTCACGACACAGCGTGTCGATGATCAGTCCCGATTTGGTCAGGTATTCTATGCCTTTATCGAAGTCAGCCCGTTCACCCTTAAGTTCCAACACCATATGACCTTCTTCAGAGGTGATATTGGCTTTAAGTATATTGAGCTCCAGGTTGAAGTCTTTGATGAGGTGATATACCACCGGCCGGCTGACCAGGTGGCGGGGAAAACGCAACGAGATCTTTTTGGTGGCAGTCATCTTATTTTTCACCATTTATCGGCCTTTCATTAAGCAGCTTGAATTTAACGCCGCTTTCGATCCCGGGCAGGGCGGCGACCGGTGACGTAAGCTCAAATTTGCCGTTAGTAATCCTGTCTTTCAGAATCATGGCAATCTCTCGAGCTCTGGGATAGCTGGACAACGAGGCAGTAGGTACTTCACGGCCGTTGATCTTTACCTTACCGGTTTTAAGTTCGCCGTACGATACTTCGCCGACGACTTCCGGCTTGACATTGGGGTAGGCATCGGAGTAGTCCACCACGGCGGCGAAGATATCATCGTCAGTGACAGTGGTATATCTGAGAACATCCTCATCCAGGATAGGAATAGGTACGCCGATTCCCACCGAGACGGTCACGCCGTAACCCAGCATAGACGTGCCCACTAGATATCTGGAACTCATTTGTTTGAGATCGCCGATGACCGCGAGAGTACCGGCA
This window contains:
- a CDS encoding MogA/MoaB family molybdenum cofactor biosynthesis protein: MGHIDHKAEAPKSVGCAVITISDSRTEDTDESGRYLTAALKENGHAVLAYRLLKNDAPAINKAIAGFAGDVSVKVIITTGGTGLSHRDITVETVSGLLDKEIPGFGELFRLLTWESIGTPAIMSRALGGVISGKIILCLPGSINAVKLAAEKIILPELGHLAREAGR
- a CDS encoding NIL domain-containing protein; amino-acid sequence: MVKNKMTATKKISLRFPRHLVSRPVVYHLIKDFNLELNILKANITSEEGHMVLELKGERADFDKGIEYLTKSGLIIDTLCREVTRNEERCTDCGACVTVCPSSSFTVDPATREVRFEEDKCVVCGMCILSCPSRSMELHF
- a CDS encoding UPF0280 family protein; its protein translation is MSYQPRFYRSQHSSPDLISFSVCIKETNLFIAARCNLERKAYRSVQKYRQTIEGYIARHPEFLTSLAPVEVDPGESPIICDMAEAAQKAGVGPMAAVAGAIAESVGRDLLEYSSDIIVENGGDLFIRTTRERVVGIQAGDSLFSGKLGLTIKPTDTPCGICTSSGTVGHSLSFGKADAVTIVAASASLADAAATACCNCIQSPYDINKALSAAQSIEGVSGAIIIMADRIGAAGDVRLVRLSD
- a CDS encoding type IV pilus twitching motility protein PilT — its product is MSQIDEWLRLLVELGGSDLHLRVPSPPVIRVDGELVIQGQYANLKTSDLEAVLDEIAKPEQKETFLREKELDFAYSLAGVARFRVSVMRQRGTLSLAFRQVPFQILSMERLGVPAICKELILKPRGMILVCGPTGSGKSTTMAAMVDYLNQNASRNVITIEDPIEYLHSNKKCLIAQRDLGDDTKAFAVALKHALRHDPDVIIVGEMRDLETISTAIAAAETGHLVVGTLHTTDAAQTVDRVIDIFPPSQQQQIRLQFSQVIEAVLVQTLIPRLNAKGRVPAFEVMVASPAVRNLIREQKTHEITNVIQLSGKDGMQTLDQSLSDLLRKNLISKEEALLKSSHPEKLQKLLQYQATAGFR
- a CDS encoding MerR family transcriptional regulator, encoding MSVILKGVKYYRTAEVCDLAGISRTTLFRWLKSNLLGSAVARDRRGWRLFTEAEVEMLKAEADRVDGESDNPNISHAGAR
- the glp gene encoding molybdenum cofactor synthesis domain-containing protein; this translates as MKPFGRLLDFDNALAIVLNAVVPVDTSESVPIKNLFGRVLAEDLRAIMSIPPFSRAAMDGYAVIAEDTFGAGRRSPKSLRVVDQIFAGDAPFVTTEKGKAVQIATGAPMPAGADAVVMVEETERVDEQVNIYKAVYPGANIGQAGEDIKQGEIILKQGTQFDAGKIGVLASQGFSEASVFRKPRVAIMPTGEEIAPAGQALKPGQIYDINSHTLAAVVGSNGGEPVKMPIAEDKPLKLRTAIEKALENDMVVISGGSSVGERDLMFSILEDLGKVLFHGIQVKPGKPTMFAVIDGKPVLGMPGYPTSCLINGHVLLAPAVRKMARLPVEAKRPAEAMLAQSVPGSVGRRQFLPVKLVAGQAWPLFKESGAITATAEADGYLDIPANIDILEKGETVRVFLFNG